The DNA segment TTTTCTGCGCTTAGGTTGCAGCATCGTTATTCTCCACTCTTCCCATCTGCGCCAGGCGCAGCGCGACGACCGGCACCGGCACCGCCACGGCGGTTGCCACCCGGACGGCCTTCGCCTTCACGGCGGCGACCTTCCGGACGACCCGGACGACGACGACGATCGTCTTGCGGCTCTTCCACCACCGGCGCGTCATTGCGGCCGAGGTGATCCCCCTTGTAGACCCACACCTTGACACCGATGATGCCGTAGGTGGTTTCTGCTTCGGAGAAGCCGTAGTCGATGTCGGCGCGCAGGGTGTGCAGGGGCACACGGCCTTCGCGGTACCACTCGGTACGTGCGATTTCGATACCGTTCAGACGGCCTGCGCTCATGATCTTGATACCCTGGGCGCCCAGGCGCATCGCGTTCTGCATGGCGCGCTTCATGGCGCGGCGGAACATGATGCGGCGCTCGAGCTGCTGGGTGATCGAGTCGGCGATCAGCTGAGCATCGGTTTCCGGCTTGCGGATTTCCTCGATGTTCACGTGCACGGGCACGCCCATGCGACGCTGCAGTTCGGCCTTCAGCAGTTCGATGTCCTCACCCTTCTTGCCGATCACCACGCCCGGACGCGAGCTGTAAATGGTGATGCGGGCATTGCGGGCGGGGCGCTCGATAACGACGCGGCCAACCGATGCGTTCTTCAGCTTCTTCTTCAGGAAGTCGCGAACTTCGATGTCTTCCTTCAGCATGCCGGCGAACTTCGTGTTGCTGGCGTACCAGCGCGAAGCCCAGTTACGGCTGACAGCCAGACGGAAGCCAGTCGGATGAATCTTCTGTCCCATCGTGACTCCTTAGTTGCCGAGCGTCACAGTGATGTGACAGGTTTGTTTCTCGATGCGGTTGCCGCGGCCCTTCGCCCGTGCGGTGAAGCGCTTGAGCGAGGTCGCCTTGTCGACGTAGATCGATTTGACCTTCAGTTCGTCGATGTCGGCGCCTTCGTTGTGCTCGGCGTTGGCGATGGCCGATTCGACCACCTTCTTCACGATCCCGGCAGCCTTTTTCGGGCTGAACTGCAGGACATTGAGCGCGCGCTCGATCGGCAGACCACGGATCTGGTCAGCGACCAGGCGCGTCTTCTGGGCGGAGATGCGGGCACCGCGATGAATCGCTTTCACTTCCATGATGGCACCTTACCTCTTCGCTTTCTTGTCAGCCGCGTGGCCCTTGAACGTGCGGGTAATCGCAAATTCGCCGAGCTTGTGGCCAACCATGTTTTCCGTAACGTACACCGGCACGTGTTGACGGCCGTTGTGCACGGCGATCGTCAGGCCAATGAACTCCGGCAGAATGGTCGAGCGACGCGACCAAGTCTTGATGGGCTTCTTGTCCTTGCCGCTTACCGCAACTTCCACCTTCTTCAGCAGGTGGGCGTCGCAGAACGGACCCTTTTTAGCGGAACGAGTCATATCTTTAGCTCCTACCTACCGATTAGCGCTTGTGGCGCTTCTGGACGATCATGCTGTCCGTGCGCTTGTTGCTGCGGGTGCGGTAGCCCTTGGCCGGGGTACCCCACGGCGAAACCGGATCACGACCAGCAGCAGTCTTGCCTTCACCACCACCGTGCGGGTGATCCACCGGGTTCATCACGACACCACGCACCGTCGGGCGGATACCGCGCCAGCGGGTAGCACCGGCCTTGCCGATGACGCGCAGGCTGTGCTCTTCGTTGCCCACTTCACCGATGGTGGCGCGGCACTCGATGTGCACGCGGCGAACTTCACCCGAGCGCAGGCGAACCTGGGCGTACAGGCCTTCACGAGCCAGCAGCACGGCGGAACCGCCGGCAGCACGCGCGATCTGGGCACCCTTGCCCGGCAGCATTTCCACGTTGTTGATCGTGGTACCGACCGGAATGTTGCGGATCGGCAGGTTGTTACCGGCCTTGATCGGCGCTTCCGAGCCGTTCATCAGCGGTTGGCCGGCAACCATGCCCTTGGTGGCGATGATGTAGCGGCGCTCGCCGTCGGCGAACA comes from the Cupriavidus sp. P-10 genome and includes:
- the rpsC gene encoding 30S ribosomal protein S3 — translated: MGQKIHPTGFRLAVSRNWASRWYASNTKFAGMLKEDIEVRDFLKKKLKNASVGRVVIERPARNARITIYSSRPGVVIGKKGEDIELLKAELQRRMGVPVHVNIEEIRKPETDAQLIADSITQQLERRIMFRRAMKRAMQNAMRLGAQGIKIMSAGRLNGIEIARTEWYREGRVPLHTLRADIDYGFSEAETTYGIIGVKVWVYKGDHLGRNDAPVVEEPQDDRRRRPGRPEGRRREGEGRPGGNRRGGAGAGRRAAPGADGKSGE
- the rplV gene encoding 50S ribosomal protein L22, with translation MEVKAIHRGARISAQKTRLVADQIRGLPIERALNVLQFSPKKAAGIVKKVVESAIANAEHNEGADIDELKVKSIYVDKATSLKRFTARAKGRGNRIEKQTCHITVTLGN
- the rpsS gene encoding 30S ribosomal protein S19; translation: MTRSAKKGPFCDAHLLKKVEVAVSGKDKKPIKTWSRRSTILPEFIGLTIAVHNGRQHVPVYVTENMVGHKLGEFAITRTFKGHAADKKAKR
- the rplB gene encoding 50S ribosomal protein L2; its protein translation is MALVKTKPTSPGRRSMVKVVNKDLHKGAPHAPLLEKQFQKSGRNNNGHITTRHKGGGHKHHYRVVDFKRNDKDGIAAKVERLEYDPNRSANIALVVFADGERRYIIATKGMVAGQPLMNGSEAPIKAGNNLPIRNIPVGTTINNVEMLPGKGAQIARAAGGSAVLLAREGLYAQVRLRSGEVRRVHIECRATIGEVGNEEHSLRVIGKAGATRWRGIRPTVRGVVMNPVDHPHGGGEGKTAAGRDPVSPWGTPAKGYRTRSNKRTDSMIVQKRHKR